From one Luteolibacter sp. SL250 genomic stretch:
- a CDS encoding PEP-CTERM sorting domain-containing protein, with amino-acid sequence MYEKPSRNVPSALRLLAVLSISAPFSQGALLVYEGFTGYNAGELNGQAASTQSIGLNGSWDGSSYGNRHQLTASGLTFSGLATSGGALTTGNDVRLSGIAMNHAGVAAGDTLYSSYLVSFSSATNSGSGLLTRINGTSATQASGYFNSFADSRSSNYAAVSYDSTLFNAANHTAESTAIPAGQTFIVISSFTNVGNAAGGTGSLYVLSQAQFLNLRTIGLSNLASLTVGQGATEAWATASATSAFNGSFDNADFLHILSLSSSGTIDELRYGTTLEAVLPVPEASTLALSGLAFAGLAIRRKRSRH; translated from the coding sequence ATGTACGAAAAGCCCTCCCGCAACGTCCCGTCCGCGCTCCGCCTGCTGGCGGTGCTGTCCATTTCCGCACCATTCTCCCAAGGCGCACTGCTGGTCTATGAGGGATTCACCGGCTACAACGCGGGCGAACTGAATGGCCAGGCGGCGAGCACACAAAGCATCGGCCTCAACGGTAGCTGGGATGGTTCATCCTACGGGAATCGCCACCAGTTGACGGCATCCGGCCTGACCTTTTCCGGTCTCGCGACGAGCGGCGGAGCATTGACCACTGGAAATGATGTCCGGCTTTCCGGCATCGCCATGAACCACGCGGGAGTCGCCGCGGGCGACACACTGTATTCCAGTTATCTGGTGAGCTTTTCCAGCGCCACCAATTCCGGGTCGGGCCTGTTGACAAGGATCAACGGCACATCCGCCACCCAGGCGAGCGGATATTTCAACTCATTCGCGGACAGCCGGTCCAGCAACTACGCCGCGGTCAGCTATGACTCGACCTTGTTCAATGCCGCCAACCATACAGCGGAAAGCACCGCCATTCCCGCCGGCCAGACTTTCATCGTCATCAGTTCCTTCACGAATGTGGGCAACGCCGCTGGCGGCACCGGAAGCCTCTACGTGCTGAGCCAGGCGCAGTTCCTCAATCTCCGGACCATCGGCCTGTCGAATCTGGCGTCACTCACGGTCGGCCAGGGAGCAACGGAGGCGTGGGCCACAGCGTCCGCAACATCAGCCTTCAACGGCAGCTTCGACAATGCGGACTTCCTCCACATCCTGTCGCTTTCATCTTCCGGGACCATCGACGAGCTGCGCTACGGCACGACGCTGGAGGCCGTGCTGCCGGTGCCGGAGGCATCCACACTCGCCCTCAGCGGTCTGGCATTCGCCGGTCTCGCCATCCGGCGGAAAAGGTCGCGTCATTGA
- the rnhC gene encoding ribonuclease HIII: MTSHTAPLTQEQAEKLRTVLERDGYDFEPKEHAIYSARKGKLNVTVYRKGPKVLIQGKETEDFIRFTLEPEILGEAKLGYEEVLQPEMFSPHFGVDESGKGDFFGPLVIAGVYTDAAITRHLMDAGIMDSKRITSSAKIRKLAQIIRETPGCLHEVVSIGPERYNEMHASFGNLNRLLAWGHARVIEKLAERRPDCPRALSDQFARPEVLQRALKAKGLTLTLEQRTKGESDIAVAAASILARERFVDWMKKTSDAGGVELPLGASDSVVAAARQVIARHGEAALGKVAKLHFRTSAVVLGKTPPSGDDSSPDGTENAS; the protein is encoded by the coding sequence ATGACCAGCCACACCGCCCCCCTCACCCAGGAACAGGCGGAGAAACTGCGGACGGTGCTGGAGAGGGACGGCTACGACTTCGAGCCGAAGGAACACGCCATCTACTCCGCGCGGAAAGGGAAGCTCAACGTCACGGTGTACCGCAAGGGGCCGAAGGTGCTCATCCAGGGAAAGGAAACGGAGGACTTCATCCGCTTCACCCTGGAGCCGGAGATCCTCGGCGAGGCGAAGCTGGGCTACGAGGAGGTGCTCCAGCCGGAGATGTTCTCCCCCCACTTCGGCGTGGATGAGAGCGGCAAGGGTGACTTCTTCGGACCGCTGGTCATCGCCGGGGTCTACACGGACGCCGCCATCACCCGCCACCTGATGGATGCGGGCATCATGGACTCGAAGCGCATCACCAGCTCCGCGAAGATCCGCAAGCTGGCCCAGATCATCCGTGAAACGCCGGGCTGCCTGCATGAGGTCGTCTCCATCGGCCCGGAACGCTACAACGAGATGCACGCCTCCTTCGGCAATCTCAACCGGCTGCTCGCGTGGGGCCACGCCCGGGTCATCGAAAAGCTCGCGGAACGGCGGCCGGACTGCCCCCGTGCCCTCAGCGACCAGTTCGCCCGCCCGGAAGTCCTCCAGCGCGCGCTGAAGGCGAAGGGCCTCACCCTGACCCTGGAACAACGGACCAAGGGCGAATCCGACATCGCGGTGGCCGCCGCCTCCATCCTCGCCCGGGAGAGGTTCGTGGACTGGATGAAGAAAACCTCCGACGCCGGTGGGGTGGAACTCCCGCTGGGTGCGTCCGACTCCGTCGTTGCCGCGGCGCGGCAAGTCATTGCCCGTCATGGGGAGGCCGCCTTGGGCAAGGTGGCGAAACTCCATTTCCGCACTTCTGCGGTCGTTTTGGGCAAAACTCCACCGTCAGGTGATGATTCCTCGCCGGATGGCACGGAAAACGCATCGTAA
- a CDS encoding sialate O-acetylesterase: MSKTIPWGLAALLSVSVASAEITLAPLFQDGAVLQREKPAPVWGKATPGKDVTVTFAGQTKNTKADASGRWQVALDPLSTSAEGRPLSVTETGLAPKEVKDILVGEVWLGSGQSNMEWTVSNTTPENKAEAAKGSVPLLRLFQVPKKVSNKRQETVDAKWTNATPQTATNFSAVGYFFGKYLTEELKVPVGIIHSSWGGSRIEPWWADEGLKEVPDLVNLYNDRIKKQPGFPEYDDAFKKYVGDVRAWSDAAQKALDGGFPAPDMPAGPELLKAGSGAETGTYQAMIHPLVPYALRGFLWYQGESNSGEGMAYTLKQEALLAGWRRQFRAPEAPFLYVQLAPYFYNEGADKVIPQFWWAQQAFLKVPHSGMAVTNDIGNPKDIHPKEKMEVARRLFLWAMADTYGKKDLVHSGPLFKGYKVTDKGIEISFDHTGGGLTTRDGKAPTLFEIAGADAQFQPAEATISADGKTLLVNNPAVAKPDRVRFAWSQVAAPNLMNKEGLPAGAFYTHYPVDPALGTNLLKGKPHKSSHPNTYGWDLGLTDGTWGTHAPTAYATDASDTFPKTVTVDLGAAQDIQAVIYGTPSIGATKTVAVSISEDGTNFTEVGRNDFPAKKAARAEARFAPKKARYIRATFIANHGAQDDFGTAFAFLSEIEAYGPQK, translated from the coding sequence ATGTCAAAAACCATTCCGTGGGGGCTTGCGGCCCTCCTTTCCGTCTCGGTCGCCTCCGCCGAGATCACCCTCGCCCCGCTGTTCCAGGATGGCGCGGTGCTCCAGCGTGAAAAGCCCGCTCCCGTGTGGGGCAAGGCGACTCCGGGAAAGGATGTCACGGTGACCTTCGCCGGCCAGACAAAGAACACGAAAGCGGACGCCAGCGGCAGGTGGCAGGTGGCCCTTGATCCACTGTCCACCAGCGCGGAGGGCAGACCGCTCAGTGTAACCGAGACCGGTCTGGCGCCGAAGGAAGTGAAGGACATCCTCGTCGGCGAGGTCTGGCTGGGCAGTGGCCAGTCCAACATGGAGTGGACGGTCAGCAACACCACTCCGGAGAACAAGGCGGAGGCGGCGAAGGGTTCCGTCCCGCTGCTGCGTCTGTTCCAGGTGCCGAAGAAAGTCAGCAACAAGCGCCAGGAAACCGTGGACGCGAAATGGACGAACGCGACTCCCCAGACCGCGACCAACTTTTCCGCCGTCGGCTACTTCTTCGGCAAATACCTGACGGAGGAACTCAAAGTGCCTGTCGGCATCATCCACAGCTCGTGGGGCGGTTCCCGGATCGAGCCATGGTGGGCGGATGAAGGTCTGAAAGAGGTGCCGGATCTGGTGAACCTCTACAACGACCGGATCAAGAAGCAGCCGGGATTCCCGGAATACGACGATGCTTTCAAGAAATACGTCGGTGACGTGCGCGCGTGGAGCGACGCGGCGCAGAAGGCCCTGGACGGTGGTTTCCCCGCCCCGGACATGCCCGCCGGTCCGGAACTGCTGAAGGCCGGGTCCGGAGCGGAGACCGGCACCTACCAGGCGATGATCCATCCGCTGGTGCCCTACGCGCTCCGCGGCTTCCTCTGGTACCAAGGCGAGTCGAACTCCGGTGAAGGCATGGCCTACACGCTGAAGCAAGAAGCCCTGCTGGCAGGCTGGCGGAGGCAGTTCCGCGCGCCGGAAGCACCGTTCCTCTACGTGCAGCTCGCCCCGTATTTCTACAACGAGGGAGCGGACAAGGTCATCCCGCAGTTCTGGTGGGCGCAGCAAGCATTCCTCAAGGTCCCCCACTCCGGCATGGCCGTGACCAACGACATCGGCAATCCGAAGGACATCCACCCGAAGGAAAAGATGGAGGTCGCCCGCCGTCTGTTCCTGTGGGCGATGGCGGACACCTATGGCAAGAAGGACCTCGTCCACTCCGGCCCGCTCTTCAAAGGCTACAAGGTCACCGACAAGGGCATCGAGATCTCCTTCGATCACACCGGCGGCGGTCTGACCACCCGTGACGGCAAGGCGCCCACCCTCTTCGAGATCGCCGGAGCGGACGCCCAGTTCCAGCCCGCGGAAGCGACCATCTCCGCCGATGGCAAGACCCTGCTCGTCAACAACCCCGCGGTCGCCAAGCCGGACCGTGTCCGCTTCGCCTGGTCCCAGGTGGCCGCGCCGAACCTGATGAACAAGGAAGGCCTGCCCGCAGGTGCCTTTTACACACACTACCCGGTCGATCCCGCCCTGGGCACCAACCTGCTGAAAGGAAAGCCACACAAGTCCAGCCACCCGAACACCTACGGCTGGGACCTGGGCCTGACCGACGGCACCTGGGGCACCCATGCCCCGACGGCCTACGCCACGGATGCCTCCGACACCTTTCCGAAAACCGTCACGGTGGACCTGGGAGCGGCGCAGGACATCCAGGCCGTCATCTACGGGACCCCCTCCATCGGTGCCACCAAGACCGTCGCAGTCTCGATCAGCGAGGATGGCACGAACTTCACCGAAGTGGGCCGCAATGATTTCCCGGCCAAGAAGGCGGCAAGGGCGGAGGCACGCTTCGCTCCGAAGAAAGCCCGCTACATCCGCGCGACGTTCATCGCCAATCACGGGGCCCAGGACGACTTCGGAACCGCCTTCGCCTTCCTTTCCGAGATCGAAGCCTACGGGCCGCAGAAGTGA
- a CDS encoding septal ring lytic transglycosylase RlpA family protein, with translation MPAASLSRRTALFAAVLFPLALPSCISRPSGYEGYQTRSYNVRGGHYQPMSVEQALDYEETGVCSWYNESKFLGLKRGNTSLGEKVMPWHLIGAHKTLPLPAVVKVTNVSNGKSVKLRINDRGPFIDGRMLDVSPRAAKKLGFYDQGLTTVEMKVLSVGDGKYKRKRRSWFFF, from the coding sequence ATGCCCGCAGCATCCCTTTCCAGGAGGACCGCGCTTTTCGCCGCGGTCCTCTTTCCTTTGGCACTCCCCTCCTGCATCTCCCGCCCCAGTGGGTATGAGGGCTACCAGACCCGGTCATACAACGTCCGCGGCGGCCACTACCAGCCGATGAGCGTCGAGCAGGCGCTCGACTACGAGGAAACCGGCGTCTGTTCCTGGTACAACGAGTCGAAGTTCCTGGGCCTGAAACGCGGCAACACCTCCCTCGGTGAAAAGGTCATGCCGTGGCACCTCATCGGTGCGCACAAGACGCTCCCCCTGCCTGCGGTGGTGAAGGTCACCAACGTCAGCAACGGGAAGTCCGTGAAGCTCCGCATCAACGACCGCGGCCCGTTCATCGACGGCCGCATGCTCGACGTCTCACCGCGCGCCGCGAAGAAGCTCGGCTTCTACGACCAAGGCCTCACCACCGTGGAGATGAAGGTGCTCTCCGTCGGTGACGGAAAATACAAGCGCAAGCGCCGGAGCTGGTTCTTCTTCTGA
- a CDS encoding HU family DNA-binding protein, with protein MATITKRELVIKITDQLGAKGIEITQQNVFEVVQTLIDEITESLAHGDTVVMRNFGAFQVREMRAKIGRNPKDPGKDVPIPARAAVKFKPGKEMKEKVAATLQIIREQK; from the coding sequence ATGGCCACAATCACAAAGCGAGAACTCGTCATCAAAATCACTGATCAACTCGGTGCCAAGGGTATTGAAATCACCCAACAGAATGTCTTTGAGGTCGTCCAAACCTTGATCGATGAAATCACCGAATCCCTGGCCCACGGCGACACCGTGGTGATGCGGAACTTCGGTGCCTTCCAGGTCCGCGAGATGCGCGCCAAGATCGGCCGCAACCCGAAGGATCCGGGCAAGGACGTGCCGATCCCGGCCCGTGCCGCCGTGAAGTTCAAGCCCGGCAAGGAGATGAAGGAAAAGGTGGCCGCCACCCTCCAGATCATCCGCGAACAGAAGTGA
- a CDS encoding zinc-ribbon domain containing protein, which produces MVDVASWKELAARCFPEIHAAICCDAEMLCDELADMTDAAHRRGDTDFLRRSYGFIRWSMRYTDDARLRSAVAHWFFDRILQLESSKKACVDFLDWGDVKAFMDAWGCEPSFKDEENFGALIEVWTKRWGRNQKLPDPMLPPVVLEVPPEYADYVDHPMYGKGPRFTGWDPVEDNYTAMLCWIRPPESRIPGTAIRADPDRQNHAGFPYGIYYDLKRICEDCARPFIFFAEEQRFWFEVLRFNVNADCIRCPPCRELHRKKRKKKRDAG; this is translated from the coding sequence ATGGTCGATGTCGCATCATGGAAGGAACTCGCGGCGCGGTGCTTTCCGGAGATCCACGCCGCAATTTGCTGCGATGCTGAAATGCTCTGCGATGAACTGGCGGACATGACGGATGCGGCGCACCGTCGCGGCGACACCGATTTCCTCAGGCGGTCGTACGGTTTCATCCGCTGGTCGATGCGGTATACGGATGATGCCCGCTTGAGAAGTGCGGTCGCTCACTGGTTCTTCGACCGGATCCTGCAACTGGAGTCATCGAAGAAAGCCTGCGTGGACTTCCTCGATTGGGGCGACGTGAAGGCATTCATGGATGCCTGGGGCTGCGAACCTTCCTTCAAAGACGAAGAAAACTTCGGCGCCTTGATCGAAGTGTGGACGAAGCGCTGGGGGCGGAACCAGAAACTGCCCGATCCCATGCTGCCACCGGTCGTCCTGGAGGTGCCTCCGGAGTATGCGGATTATGTGGATCATCCCATGTACGGAAAGGGACCACGGTTCACAGGTTGGGATCCGGTGGAGGATAACTACACCGCCATGTTGTGCTGGATTCGTCCTCCGGAGAGCCGAATCCCCGGAACCGCCATCCGGGCCGATCCTGACCGGCAAAACCACGCCGGTTTTCCCTATGGAATCTACTACGATCTGAAAAGAATCTGCGAGGACTGCGCGCGGCCGTTCATCTTCTTCGCCGAGGAGCAGCGGTTCTGGTTCGAGGTGCTGCGGTTCAACGTGAATGCGGACTGCATCAGATGCCCGCCATGCAGGGAACTCCACCGGAAGAAGCGTAAGAAAAAGCGTGATGCCGGATGA
- a CDS encoding GNAT family N-acetyltransferase — translation MAFLWELHVATMRGYVERTWGWDETFQRDHFHKTFSPEHLRILTCGGRDIGVLETHLHPDHLFLARISILPSRQNRGIGTRIIRPILQDAGERNLPVRLQVLKVNPARFLYERMGFTTCSETTTHFMMTRPPSSVKIG, via the coding sequence ATGGCTTTCCTATGGGAACTCCACGTGGCGACCATGCGGGGATACGTGGAGCGGACCTGGGGCTGGGATGAGACATTCCAGAGAGACCACTTCCACAAAACCTTCTCCCCGGAGCACCTGCGGATCCTGACCTGCGGTGGCCGGGACATCGGCGTGCTGGAGACCCACCTCCATCCGGACCACCTTTTCCTCGCACGGATCTCCATCCTCCCTTCCCGCCAGAATCGCGGGATCGGCACCAGGATCATCCGCCCCATCCTGCAAGATGCGGGCGAACGAAACCTCCCCGTTCGGCTGCAGGTCCTGAAAGTGAATCCCGCCCGTTTCCTCTATGAACGGATGGGCTTCACTACCTGCTCGGAAACCACCACCCATTTCATGATGACCCGCCCTCCATCGTCCGTAAAAATCGGCTGA
- a CDS encoding ThuA domain-containing protein, giving the protein MKAILPTCLLGAVALFVVAQNPAGEQPPAGASEKIAAALPAEAYAKPKKARKVLVFSKTGGFRHASIATGKLAFTEMGKKTGAFETVVSDDLGNFEADKLKQFDGVMFLSTTMNPFLPSKAELEKLSEDEKKAAVAAAKEKEGKLRENLMAWIKGGGAFIGIHAATDTFYDWAEYGEMVNGYFDGHPWNAGTQVSIKVEPGQEKHPLVAMFDGQNVDFKEEIYQLKAPYDSSKVHMLLRLDPEKSDMNVKGLKREDKDWGVAWARHWGKGRVFYCSLGHNHDMYWHPKVVRHYLAGIQWALGDYEVEVTK; this is encoded by the coding sequence ATGAAGGCCATCCTACCAACCTGTCTGCTGGGCGCTGTCGCGCTCTTTGTCGTGGCGCAGAACCCCGCCGGTGAACAACCACCCGCCGGAGCCAGCGAGAAAATCGCCGCCGCGCTGCCCGCTGAAGCCTATGCCAAGCCGAAGAAGGCGCGGAAGGTCCTCGTCTTCTCGAAAACCGGCGGCTTCCGCCACGCCTCCATCGCCACCGGAAAGCTCGCTTTCACGGAGATGGGGAAAAAGACCGGTGCCTTTGAAACGGTCGTCAGTGATGACCTCGGGAACTTCGAGGCCGACAAGCTCAAGCAGTTCGACGGCGTGATGTTCCTCAGCACCACGATGAATCCATTCCTGCCGTCGAAGGCGGAGCTGGAGAAGCTTTCCGAGGACGAGAAGAAAGCTGCCGTTGCCGCCGCGAAGGAGAAGGAAGGAAAGCTGCGTGAGAACCTGATGGCCTGGATCAAGGGCGGTGGCGCCTTCATCGGCATCCACGCCGCGACGGACACCTTCTATGACTGGGCGGAGTATGGTGAGATGGTGAACGGCTACTTCGACGGTCATCCGTGGAACGCCGGCACCCAGGTCAGCATCAAGGTGGAGCCGGGTCAGGAGAAGCACCCGCTGGTTGCCATGTTCGACGGCCAGAATGTCGATTTCAAGGAGGAGATCTACCAGCTCAAGGCCCCCTATGATTCCAGCAAGGTCCACATGCTCCTGCGCCTGGATCCGGAGAAGTCCGACATGAACGTCAAGGGCCTGAAGCGTGAGGACAAGGACTGGGGTGTCGCCTGGGCACGCCACTGGGGCAAGGGCCGCGTCTTCTACTGCTCGCTCGGCCACAACCATGACATGTACTGGCACCCGAAGGTGGTGCGCCACTATCTCGCCGGCATCCAGTGGGCGCTGGGCGACTACGAGGTCGAAGTGACCAAGTGA